One part of the Bacilli bacterium genome encodes these proteins:
- the ric gene encoding iron-sulfur cluster repair di-iron protein: protein MALTFTASDKIGDIVAKLPKASEVFKKYRIDFCCGGGKLVSEAARENGLNEREIVDDLNRLAADVLASSQEYTSWVNAPYDKLVDHIVNTHHAYLYTHFAPIGEYVTKILRVHGAHHPELAEVHKLYHNLKTELEQHMIQEETVTFPLIKDFAANPSPELAKQALDTVGDLENDHDEAGQLLKKLRKVTNDFTTPPDGCTTYQATYRMLEEMESDIFEHISLENNILFPRLAQEVGHEHEHEHEHHH from the coding sequence ATGGCACTCACTTTTACCGCGTCCGATAAAATCGGCGATATTGTGGCGAAACTTCCGAAAGCATCCGAAGTGTTCAAAAAATATAGAATTGATTTTTGTTGCGGCGGCGGCAAGCTCGTCTCTGAAGCGGCTCGGGAAAATGGGTTGAACGAACGGGAAATCGTCGACGATTTGAACAGGCTGGCAGCGGACGTTTTAGCTTCGTCGCAGGAATATACAAGCTGGGTGAACGCGCCTTATGACAAACTGGTTGACCATATCGTCAACACCCATCACGCTTATCTGTACACGCATTTTGCCCCGATTGGCGAATACGTGACCAAAATTTTGCGCGTTCACGGAGCGCATCATCCCGAGCTGGCCGAAGTGCATAAACTGTACCATAATTTGAAAACGGAATTGGAACAACACATGATTCAGGAAGAGACGGTAACATTCCCGTTGATCAAGGACTTTGCCGCGAATCCCTCGCCGGAATTGGCCAAACAGGCGCTTGATACGGTCGGCGACCTGGAAAACGACCATGACGAGGCAGGCCAGTTGCTGAAAAAATTGCGCAAAGTCACAAACGATTTTACCACTCCTCCCGACGGCTGCACGACCTACCAGGCGACGTACCGGATGCTGGAGGAAATGGAAAGTGACATATTCGAGCATATTTCGCTGGAAAACAATATCTTGTTCCCAAGGCTGGCGCAGGAAGTCGGCCACGAACACGAGCACGAACATGAACATCATCATTAA